One Tolypothrix bouteillei VB521301 DNA window includes the following coding sequences:
- a CDS encoding four helix bundle protein encodes MPDINDFKDLKIWQKGIDIAEKCYFLTKPFPKEELYGMVQQIRKSAVSIPANIAEGYGRRSTAEYIRFLVDCSRLG; translated from the coding sequence ATGCCAGACATTAATGATTTTAAAGACCTAAAAATTTGGCAGAAAGGAATAGATATAGCTGAAAAATGCTATTTTTTGACTAAACCCTTCCCTAAAGAAGAGTTGTATGGTATGGTTCAACAAATCAGGAAGTCAGCAGTTTCTATTCCAGCTAACATAGCTGAGGGATATGGAAGAAGATCGACAGCTGAATATATTAGATTTCTGGTGGATTGCTCAAGGCTCGGTTAA
- a CDS encoding TRADD-N-associated membrane domain-containing protein, with protein sequence MTSHPNPYLAVKLSIIQERLRQSRYSFNLSMVATTVSVLITLTGAVALLSNQASEGTVTAACGLTASVRCIQMTKDANNRLDKILADLKDES encoded by the coding sequence ATGACTTCACATCCCAATCCTTACTTAGCAGTAAAACTGAGCATTATTCAAGAACGCTTACGCCAATCTCGTTACAGCTTTAACCTTTCTATGGTTGCAACTACAGTATCTGTTTTAATTACCCTTACAGGTGCTGTAGCGTTGCTTTCAAATCAAGCATCAGAGGGGACTGTTACTGCTGCTTGCGGACTCACTGCTAGCGTGCGATGTATTCAGATGACCAAGGACGCAAACAATCGGCTAGATAAGATTTTAGCCGATCTAAAGGATGAGAGTTAA
- a CDS encoding pentapeptide repeat-containing protein: MLDDDEWIEFDEDLPQPPAIGRIAVNNLLLGYKAGERNFSGFELPARESFLSSAYLVDIDLSGSNISFVDLAHSKLTNANLSSANLEGAYMGSANLINANLSGANLASADLSDADLMGADLTNANLTGANLSGANLIDTNLRSANLRDTILEATLLCNTTMPDGSIGNDPVRVVSTQDFLKRYEKGERIFSNIVLHRADLRGVDLHGVSLPKAYLPYVNLSGADLEGSGLQFAYLWGANLRGANLNLAVIDWANLSYADLRDTNLNCLQMGGLNLPGANLTGAKFFFLPIMRGSFFRNTTMPDGSIVVDPYRVP, translated from the coding sequence ATGCTTGATGATGACGAATGGATAGAATTTGACGAAGACTTACCCCAGCCCCCTGCCATAGGACGAATTGCAGTTAATAATCTGCTACTAGGGTATAAGGCTGGAGAAAGGAATTTTAGTGGGTTTGAACTGCCAGCCAGAGAATCTTTCTTGAGTAGCGCTTACTTGGTTGACATTGACTTGAGTGGGAGTAATATCAGTTTTGTCGATTTGGCTCACAGCAAGCTGACTAATGCCAATCTGAGCAGTGCTAATCTGGAAGGGGCTTATATGGGTAGCGCTAACTTGATTAATGCCAACCTGAGTGGTGCCAATTTGGCTAGTGCCGATTTGAGTGATGCCGATTTGATGGGTGCCGATCTGACCAATGCCAACTTGACTGGTGCTAATCTCAGTGGTGCCAATTTGATTGATACCAACTTGCGTAGCGCCAACTTGAGGGACACTATTTTGGAAGCTACTCTCTTGTGCAATACTACTATGCCAGATGGAAGTATTGGAAATGACCCCGTAAGGGTTGTTAGTACCCAGGATTTTCTCAAGCGCTACGAGAAAGGTGAGAGAATTTTCAGTAACATTGTTTTGCACCGTGCTGACTTGAGAGGGGTCGATCTGCATGGAGTTTCTTTGCCAAAGGCTTATTTGCCTTACGTCAACTTGAGTGGTGCTGATTTGGAAGGTTCCGGCTTGCAATTTGCCTACCTCTGGGGCGCTAATTTGCGTGGTGCTAATTTGAATCTCGCTGTCATTGATTGGGCTAACTTGAGTTATGCCGACTTGAGGGACACTAACCTGAATTGCCTCCAAATGGGTGGTCTTAACTTGCCTGGAGCCAACCTGACCGGAGCTAAGTTCTTCTTTCTCCCTATAATGCGAGGTTCCTTCTTTCGTAATACCACTATGCCTGATGGAAGCATCGTAGTTGACCCATATCGTGTCCCTTGA
- a CDS encoding IS1634 family transposase codes for MNYQKEELESKNLDHLGIIAGIIDEIGIVEKFNEIFLIDSREKVNTGEVVKAIILNALGFVSRPLYLFSQFFEDKAIEHLLGSGMKAEDLNDDKIGRVMDKLYKYGLTKLFLIISLEVVKKYGVSTKYSHLDSTSLHLHGEYNNFPSNLEKESGISRENPIIITQGYSRDHRPDLKQCILDLIVSSDGDIPLFFRGASGNESDKAVFAQILVEYEKQIDFESIMVADSALYSESNLKLMSNMKWISRVPLSIKKAKNLVKVFTSKELKRSDIKGYSYQESKVSYGGIEQRWLLVESTERKKADLKKLNQKIQEEFLKISNQLVKLSKEEFEQESLAELKIQELAVKLKYHKISDLEISERLKKRQIRVYKVGGKVIENQELISQNQNCCGRFILATNILETTELEPREILRIYKEQQSTERGFRFIKDPLFFADSLFVKKPERVETMMMLMTLSLLVYNLGQRQLRISLKTQKATVKNQLNKSTESPTLRWIFQCFQGIHFLITQGVYRILNLTEERCRILQFLPTACQKYYLLS; via the coding sequence ATGAATTACCAAAAAGAAGAGTTGGAGAGTAAAAACTTAGATCACTTAGGAATAATAGCAGGAATAATAGATGAGATAGGAATAGTAGAAAAATTCAATGAGATATTCTTAATAGATAGTAGAGAGAAAGTTAATACAGGAGAAGTAGTCAAAGCAATCATTCTTAACGCGCTAGGTTTTGTGTCGAGGCCATTATATTTATTTTCTCAATTTTTTGAAGATAAAGCAATAGAGCATTTATTGGGTTCAGGGATGAAAGCAGAGGATTTAAATGATGATAAAATAGGCAGAGTAATGGATAAGCTGTACAAATATGGATTAACAAAATTATTCCTAATAATTTCTTTAGAAGTAGTAAAAAAATATGGAGTATCAACTAAATATTCCCATTTAGATTCAACGTCATTGCATTTACATGGAGAGTATAATAATTTTCCAAGTAATCTAGAAAAAGAATCAGGAATAAGCCGAGAAAATCCTATTATAATTACACAGGGATATTCTCGCGATCATAGACCAGACCTAAAACAATGTATATTAGATTTAATAGTAAGTAGTGATGGAGATATCCCCTTATTTTTTAGAGGAGCATCAGGAAATGAATCAGATAAAGCAGTATTCGCTCAAATCCTAGTGGAGTATGAAAAACAAATAGATTTTGAAAGTATAATGGTTGCTGATAGTGCATTGTATAGTGAAAGTAATTTAAAATTAATGTCGAATATGAAATGGATAAGTCGAGTACCTTTATCCATTAAAAAAGCTAAAAATTTAGTTAAAGTCTTCACAAGTAAAGAACTGAAACGAAGTGACATCAAAGGATATAGCTATCAAGAATCAAAAGTATCTTATGGAGGAATAGAGCAAAGATGGTTATTAGTAGAAAGTACAGAGAGAAAAAAAGCAGACTTAAAGAAATTAAACCAAAAAATCCAAGAAGAGTTCTTAAAAATTAGTAACCAGCTTGTTAAGTTATCAAAAGAAGAATTTGAACAAGAATCTTTAGCAGAATTAAAAATTCAAGAGTTAGCAGTCAAACTAAAATATCATAAGATATCAGATTTAGAAATTAGCGAGAGATTAAAGAAAAGGCAGATAAGAGTTTATAAAGTAGGAGGTAAAGTCATAGAAAATCAGGAGCTAATCAGCCAAAATCAAAACTGTTGTGGTCGATTTATTTTAGCAACGAATATTTTAGAGACAACCGAATTAGAACCCAGAGAAATATTGAGAATATATAAAGAACAGCAATCTACAGAAAGAGGATTTAGATTTATCAAAGACCCGTTATTTTTCGCTGATAGTCTTTTTGTGAAAAAGCCAGAAAGAGTAGAGACAATGATGATGTTAATGACATTATCTCTTTTGGTTTATAATTTGGGACAAAGACAATTAAGAATCTCGTTAAAAACCCAAAAAGCGACAGTTAAAAATCAACTAAATAAATCTACAGAGTCCCCTACCTTGCGTTGGATATTTCAATGTTTTCAAGGAATTCATTTTCTGATTACACAGGGAGTTTATAGGATTCTTAACTTGACTGAGGAACGTTGTCGAATCTTACAATTCCTGCCTACAGCTTGTCAAAAATATTATTTATTGTCTTAG
- a CDS encoding four helix bundle protein: MEEDRQLNILDFWWIAQGSVNELETHVILSHRVGLSKQEDIEPIISLLREESRMIISLIKKLE, translated from the coding sequence ATGGAAGAAGATCGACAGCTGAATATATTAGATTTCTGGTGGATTGCTCAAGGCTCGGTTAATGAATTAGAAACACATGTTATTCTATCTCACCGGGTAGGACTATCTAAACAAGAAGATATAGAACCGATTATTTCTTTACTACGAGAAGAGAGTCGAATGATTATTTCTCTTATTAAGAAGCTAGAATAA
- a CDS encoding IS701 family transposase, protein MVEPRQAIPTVKFIDEYCLLYENVFPEVRSFEAFKYLHMGMVSDIKRKTLPSIAKVVGLDNHQPLHHFLTESPWNVKELRRQRLEFILYILQGRPIVLIIDETGDKKKGNTTDYVKRQYIGNLGKTENGIVAVTAYAVLSGMTFPLIFEVYKPRERLQPGDKYLTKPEIAAMMIKELRSMGFKFNLVLADSLYGESGKTFIQILNEFNLNFIVAIRSNHRQWGVADSKVKYLRWQRFKSVFSDLSSENRYIREIICSDRSEIRYWQITTDTEVIPKNTTWYVMSKFPEITPREVGNFYGLRTWVEYGLKQSKNELGWADFRLTNYSDIEKWWEIIFSTYLLVSLHSEQLLKFPPQSQSNFSSHPWWNKGNGWNSILNNLRLVLQPFVLFNLIKPWLKVFTVPKLAEGFFQLQMLVNNLTCSIFQNFNLPYFQFSSA, encoded by the coding sequence ATGGTAGAGCCTCGTCAAGCAATACCCACGGTGAAATTTATAGACGAATACTGTCTTCTTTATGAAAATGTATTTCCGGAGGTGAGAAGTTTTGAAGCTTTTAAGTACCTACACATGGGTATGGTATCAGATATAAAACGGAAAACTTTACCATCGATAGCGAAAGTTGTAGGGCTGGATAATCATCAACCGTTACACCATTTTTTAACAGAATCACCTTGGAATGTAAAAGAATTAAGGAGACAAAGATTAGAATTTATATTATATATACTTCAAGGTCGCCCAATAGTGCTGATTATTGATGAGACAGGAGATAAGAAAAAAGGAAATACAACGGATTACGTTAAACGGCAATATATTGGAAATTTAGGAAAAACCGAGAATGGTATCGTTGCAGTTACAGCATATGCAGTTTTATCGGGAATGACGTTTCCCCTAATATTTGAAGTCTATAAACCGAGAGAAAGACTACAACCAGGAGATAAATATTTAACCAAGCCTGAAATAGCAGCAATGATGATAAAAGAATTGCGATCTATGGGCTTTAAGTTTAATCTTGTTTTGGCAGATAGTTTATACGGAGAAAGTGGAAAAACTTTTATTCAAATATTAAATGAATTTAATCTAAATTTTATAGTAGCAATTCGCTCAAATCATCGGCAATGGGGAGTTGCAGACTCAAAAGTCAAGTATTTAAGATGGCAAAGATTTAAGAGTGTTTTCTCAGATTTAAGCTCAGAAAACAGGTATATTAGAGAGATAATATGTAGCGATCGCTCGGAAATTAGATATTGGCAAATAACAACGGATACTGAGGTTATTCCGAAAAACACGACTTGGTATGTCATGAGTAAATTCCCAGAAATTACACCAAGAGAAGTGGGGAATTTTTATGGTTTAAGAACTTGGGTAGAATATGGTTTAAAGCAGAGTAAAAATGAATTAGGATGGGCAGATTTTCGTCTGACTAATTATTCAGATATAGAAAAATGGTGGGAAATAATTTTTAGTACCTATTTGTTGGTTAGTCTTCATTCTGAACAACTTCTGAAATTCCCACCACAATCTCAGTCTAATTTCTCATCTCATCCTTGGTGGAACAAAGGAAATGGTTGGAATAGTATTCTTAACAACCTCCGTTTGGTACTTCAACCATTTGTACTATTTAATTTAATTAAGCCTTGGCTAAAGGTCTTTACAGTTCCTAAGTTAGCTGAAGGATTTTTTCAACTTCAAATGCTTGTTAATAATCTAACTTGCTCAATCTTTCAAAACTTCAATCTCCCTTATTTCCAATTTTCCTCTGCCTAG